The Helicoverpa armigera isolate CAAS_96S chromosome 18, ASM3070526v1, whole genome shotgun sequence genome has a window encoding:
- the LOC110380511 gene encoding small ribosomal subunit protein RACK1 yields the protein MTETLKLRGTLCGHNGWVTQIATNPKYPDMILSSSRDKTLIVWKLTRDETNYGVPQKRLYGHSHFISDVVLSSDGNYALSGSWDKTLRLWDLAAGKTTRRFEDHTKDVLSVAFSVDNRQIVSGSRDKTIKLWNTLAECKYTIQDDGHSDWVSCVRFSPNHANPIIVSAGWDRTVKVWHLTNCKLKINHLGHSGYLNTVTVSPDGSLCASGGKDMKAMLWDLNDGKHLHTLDHNDIITSLCFSPNRYWLCAAFGPSIKIWDLESKEMVEELRPEIINQTQTSKSDPPQCLSLAWSTDGQTLFAGYSDNIIRVWQVSVSAR from the exons ATGACTGAAACTCTAAAGCTTAGAGGAACCCTCTGTGGCCACAATGGCTGGGTTACCCAAATTGCGACCAACCCTAAATACCCTGACATGATTTTGTCTTCTTCCCGAG ACAAAACCCTCATCGTATGGAAGCTGACCAGAGACGAGACTAACTACGGTGTACCGCAGAAACGTCTGTACGGTCACTCTCACTTCATCTCGGACGTTGTGCTCTCCAGTGACGGAAACTACGCTCTGTCTGGCTCCTGGGACAAGACCCTGCGTCTGTGGGATCTTGCTGCCGGCAAGACCACCAGGCGTTTCGAAGACCATACTAAG GATGTCCTCTCCGTGGCGTTCTCAGTTGACAACCGTCAGATCGTGTCTGGCTCCCGAGACAAGACCATCAAGCTGTGGAACACACTGGCTGAGTGCAAGTACACCATCCAGGATGATGGCCACAGTGACTGGGTGTCCTGCGTCCGCTTCTCCCCCAACCATGCCAACCCCATCATTGTGTCGGCTGGTTGGGACCGCACCGTTAAG GTCTGGCACCTTACCAACTGCAAGCTCAAGATCAACCACCTTGGTCACTCTGGCTACCTGAACACAGTCACTGTCTCCCCTGACGGTTCCCTCTGCGCCTCTGGTGGCAAGGACATGAAGGCCATGCTCTGGGACTTGAACGATGGCAAGCACCTGCACACCCTGGACCACAATGACATCATCACATCATTGTGCTTCTCGCCCAACAGATACTGGCTGTGTGCTGCTTTCGGACCTTCCATCAAGATCTGG GATCTGGAAAGCAAGGAGATGGTTGAAGAGCTCAGGCCTGAGATCATCAACCAGACCCAGACCTCCAAGTCAGACCCACCCCAGTGCCTGTCGCTGGCGTGGTCCACAGACGGTCAGACCCTCTTCGCTGGCTACTCCGACAACATCATCAGAGTCTGGCAGGTGTCAGTCTCAGCACGATAA
- the LOC110380514 gene encoding serine/threonine-protein phosphatase 2A catalytic subunit beta isoform, which produces MEDKASLKELDQWIEQLNECKQLTENQVKTLCDKAKEILTKESNVQEVKCPVTVCGDVHGQFHDLMELFRIGGRSPDTNYLFMGDYVDRGYYSVETVTLLVALKVRYRERITILRGNHESRQITQVYGFYDECLRKYGNASVWKHFTDLFDFLPLTALVDGQIFCLHGGLSPSIDTLDHIRALDRLQEVPHEGPMCDLLWSDPDDRGGWGISPRGAGYTFGQDISETFNHSNGLTLVSRAHQLVMEGYNWCHDRNVVTIFSAPNYCYRCGNQAAIMELDDALKYSFLQFDPAPRRGEPHVTRRTPDYFM; this is translated from the exons ATGGAGGACAAGGCGTCATTAAAAGAACTGGATCAGTGGATAGAACAACTAAACGAATGCAAGCAATTGACAGAAAATCAAGTAAAAACGTTATGCGACAAG GCAAAGGAGATCCTTACAAAGGAGTCTAACGTCCAAGAGGTGAAATGCCCGGTGACCGTCTGCGGGGATGTCCACGGACAGTTCCACGATCTTATGGAGCTGTTCCGCATCGGCGGCCGTTCCCCTGACACCAACTACCTATTTATGGGAGACTACGTCGACCGTGGCTACTACAGCGTCGAGACCGTCACATTGCTCGTCGCACTTAAG GTCCGATACCGCGAGAGAATAACCATCCTCCGCGGAAACCACGAGTCGAGGCAGATCACCCAAGTATATGGCTTCTACGACGAATGCCTCCGCAAATACGGCAACGCGTCCGTATGGAAGCACTTCACCGACTTGTTCGACTTCCTGCCCCTGACTGCGCTGGTGGACGGTCAGATCTTCTGCTTGCACGGAGGCCTCAGCCCCTCCATTGACACGCTCGACCACATTCGCGCCCTCGACCGCCTGCAGGAAGTGCCGCATGAAGGACCCATGTGCGATCTGCTCTGGAGTGACCCTGATGATAG AGGCGGATGGGGCATATCGCCGCGTGGCGCCGGCTACACTTTCGGCCAGGACATCTCGGAGACGTTCAACCACAGCAACGGGTTGACGCTGGTCTCCAGGGCCCATCAGCTCGTCATGGAGGGCTACAACTGGTGCCACGATAGAAACGTCGTCACTATATTCTCAGCACCCAATTACTGCTATAG ATGCGGTAACCAAGCCGCCATTATGGAATTGGATGATGCGCTTAAGTACTCATT CCTTCAGTTCGACCCGGCTCCGCGACGTGGCGAGCCGCACGTCACGCGACGGACGCCAGATTATTTCATGTAG
- the LOC110380524 gene encoding diphosphomevalonate decarboxylase gives MSDIITVIAPVNIAVIKYWGKRDEDLILPLNDSVSATLDTSIMCAKTSVCARADFNEDAIWLNGKKESFDSPRLQNCLREIKLRAAAEKSVSKDFLQRKVHVCSENNFPTAAGLASSAAGYACLVTALAKLYKVKSDVSSIARLGSGSACRSVYGGFVRWHAGINPNGTDSVATQIVDSTHWPEMHALILVVGDTKKKTSSTVGMRIATQTSELLKHRVKYCVPERTEEIIQAIRQKDFPKFAEITMKDSNQFHAVALDSYPPCVYMTDVSHFIVDLIHKYNTASGSVKVAYTFDAGPNACLYLLKDEVPKVISLIKHVFPSSKPESFITGLSSDEEALSPALMSISEPQVQDLIKYVIHTKVGEGPTEITDGSHLLNEAGLPKTE, from the coding sequence ATGAGTGATATTATAACAGTGATAGCACCGGTTAACatagctgtaataaaatattgggGCAAAAGGGACGAAGATTTAATATTACCGTTAAATGATTCCGTTAGTGCTACTTTAGACACGAGTATTATGTGCGCAAAGACATCAGTTTGCGCAAGAGCAGATTTTAATGAAGATGCAATATGGTTGAATGGGAAGAAGGAATCTTTCGATAGCCCGAGACTTCAAAACTGTCTTAGAGAAATTAAGTTGCGAGCTGCCGCTGAAAAAAGTGTTAGTAAAGATTTCTTACAGAGGAAAGTTCATGTGTGTTCTGAAAATAATTTCCCTACTGCAGCTGGGTTAGCGTCGTCTGCTGCGGGCTATGCCTGTCTCGTGACTGCCCTGGCGAAACTTTACAAGGTAAAGTCTGATGTCAGTTCAATTGCTAGGCTGGGCTCAGGCAGTGCTTGTAGGAGTGTATACGGTGGCTTCGTCAGATGGCACGCAGGCATCAACCCAAATGGAACAGATTCTGTAGCAACTCAAATTGTTGACTCTACACACTGGCCTGAAATGCATGCCCTCATACTAGTTGTCGGTGacactaaaaagaaaactaGTTCTACAGTTGGCATGAGAATAGCTACACAAACTTCTGAACTATTAAAACATAGGGTAAAGTATTGTGTACCGGAGAGAACTGAGGAGATCATACAGGCAATAAGGCAGAAAGATTTCCCAAAGTTTGCAGAAATTACTATGAAGGACAGTAATCAGTTCCACGCAGTCGCTTTAGATTCCTATCCTCCATGCGTGTACATGACTGATGTATCTCATTTCATTGTTGATTTAATTCATAAATACAATACTGCCTCTGGAAGTGTAAAAGTGGCATACACATTTGATGCCGGACCAAATGcttgtttgtacctacttaaagatGAGGTACCCAAAGTAATATCTTTGATAAAGCATGTCTTTCCTTCATCAAAGCCAGAAAGCTTTATAACTGGTCTAAGTAGTGATGAAGAGGCTTTAAGTCCAGCATTGATGAGTATTTCTGAACCTCAGGTTCAGGATTTGATCAAATATGTGATTCACACAAAAGTAGGTGAAGGGCCTACAGAAATAACTGATGGGTCACATCTCTTGAATGAGGCTGGATTACCAAAGACTGAATAG